Proteins encoded together in one Phaeodactylum tricornutum CCAP 1055/1 chromosome 25, whole genome shotgun sequence window:
- a CDS encoding predicted protein yields MVHKFALKLLQNALQSDGDKAKSPFVWATGGHSATAGHGNFYDESYTAVLEDKVVPILEPLGIAFQGRNYAMGGTPSGPEIASCIESVFGSDPDVLVWDTGMTDGNRVDLMGLYLARAALLPSRPVTLVLHHGAQPQRLQVLKDWQAFGLPILQQDERVSRDMNSAIPETLGLNQAQIDAMPPFVRQFKCEGKIESGDPGCADAKWNSKACTGRKFRTSWHPGWKWHAMAGNLYALFVTDIVQDALTLLQSRVAEWPDLREELLAREAALNEAFRKAPLPAWTRKLLDEEPQSDIDLDVIFRQPSLCHTARLPAEIRHLGILTDTTTQVGFSHYDKGLSQTDAIALPNKADTTMRLAYDPDDRQDCNETIQMDYKDFFLVHEKDGWQELTLPNDREVEAYFPTTPPKFHGYVAICFAFCDWDHCKPHDSHAEAMSASSNSTSSVGEMQVNGVAVTNLTTWEGCEFLRNLQGHRWLPDNNGKFTIRARITETDAYFRFSSFIIW; encoded by the coding sequence ATGGTCCACAAATTTGCCTTGAAACTACTCCAAAATGCATTACAATCTGATGGAGACAAAGCCAAGAGTCCCTTTGTCTGGGCGACGGGTGGGCACTCCGCCACGGCAGGGCACGGCAATTTTTACGACGAATCCTACACTGCCGTATTGGAGGACAAAGTCGTGCCGATTCTGGAACCGCTCGGCATTGCCTTTCAAGGTCGCAATTACGCCATGGGCGGGACTCCTAGTGGACCCGAGATCGCTTCTTGTATCGAAAGTGTTTTTGGGAGTGATCCTGATGTCCTTGTTTGGGACACTGGCATGACGGATGGAAATCGCGTAGACTTGATGGGCCTGTACTTGGCACGAGCGGCCTTATTGCCTAGCCGACCCGTGACTTTGGTCCTGCACCATGGTGCACAGCCACAACGCCTCCAAGTACTAAAAGACTGGCAAGCGTTCGGCCTGCCGATTCTCCAGCAAGACGAGCGGGTGTCCCGAGACATGAACAGTGCCATTCCGGAAACGTTGGGTTTGAACCAAGCCCAAATCGACGCTATGCCACCTTTCGTTCGACAGTTTAAATGCGAAGGCAAAATTGAAAGCGGCGATCCTGGCTGTGCCGATGCGAAATGGAATAGCAAGGCGTGCACCGGTCGCAAGTTTAGGACATCCTGGCACCCCGGTTGGAAGTGGCACGCGATGGCTGGCAATTTGTACGCTCTTTTCGTTACAGACATTGTCCAGGACGCCTTGACGCTGCTCCAATCGCGCGTGGCGGAATGGCCCGACCTTCGAGAGGAGCTACTGGCGCGGGAAGCTGCTTTGAACGAAGCTTTTCGCAAGGCACCCTTGCCGGCGTGGACCCGAAAACTACTGGACGAAGAGCCGCAATCCGATATCGATTTAGACGTGATCTTTCGTCAACCCAGTCTTTGTCACACGGCTAGATTGCCGGCCGAGATTCGCCACCTGGGTATACTGACGGACACCACGACTCAGGTTGGGTTTTCACACTACGATAAGGGCCTGTCTCAAACTGATGCCATTGCGTTGCCCAATAAGGCTGATACTACCATGCGGCTCGCATACGATCCCGACGATCGGCAAGACTGCAACGAAACCATCCAAATGGACTATAAAGATTTTTTTCTGGTCCACGAAAAGGATGGGTGGCAGGAGCTAACTTTGCCAAATGATCGCGAGGTGGAAGCCTACTTTCCTACGACGCCACCTAAATTCCACGGTTACGTAGCCATTTGTTTCGCTTTTTGTGACTGGGATCATTGTAAGCCACACGACAGTCACGCCGAAGCAATGAGTGCTAGCTCTAATTCAACGTCGAGTGTTGGTGAGATGCAAGTGAACGGGGTGGCCGTGACGAATCTGACTACCTGGGAAGGATGCGAATTTTTGCGAAACTTACAAGGACACCGATGGCTACCCGACAATAATGGTAAATTCACTATACGAGCTCGAATAACTGAAACCGACGCGTATTTCCGGTTCAGTTCCTTTATAATATGGTAA
- a CDS encoding predicted protein, whose amino-acid sequence MGMASGYRLGVYQRFVGSLRRSGFQGHVFLGVAPDVDPAILEYLRRRNVTAKVQTWVNCTYSDSDRKNDIFQKTTCAHPYPDIKIRWSRFPLIRDWLQECAACTGPVLIIDVRDSYFQKNPFGQGSPTVYGLQVVEEHVTQTTQHWLTKWPIQECKGVQYEKPMLCSGTTVGTRVAMLRYLEIMYAEMKVWINDTKCRFNINGDDQSMHNYLFYSGQLPFANAIPHRSGGIVNTVGVDGARTWKQHTKEQQELYGKDIQEADLVSYTNLIALVHNFMECG is encoded by the exons ATGGGCATGGCCTCCGGATATCGACTGGGTGTCTACCAAAGATTCGTGGGGTCGTTGCGACGTTCCGGATTCCAAGGTCACGTTTTTTTGGGTGTGGCACCCGACGTCGACCCCGCAATCCTGGAATACTTGCGTCGACGCAACGTGACTGCCAAAGTGCAAACGTGGGTCAATTGCACGTACTCGGACAGCGATCGCAAGAACGATATTTTTCAAAAGACAACCTGTGCCCATCCCTATCCGGACATTAAGATTCGGTGGAGTCGCTTTCCTTTGATTCGAGATTGGCTGCAAGAGTGCGCAGCCTGTACCGGTCCGGTTCTCATTATAGACGTCCGCGATTCGTACTTTCAGAAAAATCCTTTCGGACAAGGCTCTCCTACGGTATACGGCTTGCAGGTAGTTGAAGAACACGTTACTCAG ACGACGCAACACTGGTTGACCAAGTGGCCAATCCAAGAGTGCAAGGGAGTCCAGTACGAAAAGCCTATGCTTTGTTCCGGAACGACCGTCGGTACCCGAGTCGCCATGCTCCGATACTTGGAAATCATGTACGCTGAAATGAAAGTTTGGATTAACGATACCAAGTGCCGGTTCAATATCAACGGTGACGATCAGAGCATGCACAACTACCTTTTCTACTCCGGACAGTTACCCTTCGCCAACGCTATACCCCACCGCTCCGGTGGAATCGTCAACACGGTTGGCGTCGATGGTGCCCGGACGTGGAAACAACACACCAAGGAACAGCAAGAGTTGTACGGTAAAGACATTCAGGAAG CCGATCTCGTGTCATACACCAATTTGATCGCTTTGGTCCACAATTTCATGGAATGTGGCTAA